A portion of the Marinobacter alexandrii genome contains these proteins:
- the nqrF gene encoding NADH:ubiquinone reductase (Na(+)-transporting) subunit F: MSSIVVTSIIAFTVLILLLVLILLLAQSKLVQSGPVKIIVNGDAENAMVTQAGSTLLSTLSQKSVFLPSACGGGGTCAMCKCTVVEGGGDVLPTEVGHLSRSEQKENVRLACQVKVKNDMKIEIPEEIFGIKKWEATVVRNWNVASFIKEFVVELPEEMDYEAGGYIQIEVPKCEVDFKDMEIKAHPEEHDDPDKFQMEWDKFGLWDLKMKNDETIERAYSMASYPAEGREIMLNVRIATPPWDRAKNGWMNVNPGIASSYIFGLKPGDKVTISGPYGEFFINPSDAEMLYVGGGAGMAPMRSHLYHLFKTLKSGRKVSYWYGGRSKRELFYLEHFYDLERNFPNFQFHVVLSEPLEEDNWTAKNSMEDKGDGFTGFVHQAVIDHYLSKHDNPEEIELYFCGPPLMNQAVQKMGEDFGIPDENIRFDDFGG, translated from the coding sequence ATGTCTTCAATTGTTGTTACTTCAATCATAGCCTTCACAGTTTTAATCCTTTTACTGGTATTGATTCTGTTACTGGCACAGTCAAAACTGGTTCAATCGGGACCTGTGAAAATTATCGTAAACGGAGATGCTGAAAATGCCATGGTTACTCAGGCGGGATCCACTCTGCTTTCTACGCTATCCCAAAAAAGCGTATTCCTGCCATCCGCTTGCGGAGGAGGTGGAACTTGTGCGATGTGTAAATGCACAGTAGTTGAAGGAGGGGGTGATGTTCTGCCAACAGAAGTTGGTCACTTAAGTAGATCAGAGCAGAAAGAAAACGTCAGATTAGCATGTCAAGTCAAGGTAAAGAATGACATGAAAATCGAAATTCCGGAAGAAATATTTGGAATTAAGAAATGGGAAGCGACAGTTGTGAGAAATTGGAATGTGGCTTCATTTATTAAAGAATTTGTAGTGGAGCTGCCAGAAGAGATGGATTATGAGGCTGGAGGTTATATTCAAATTGAAGTACCCAAATGTGAGGTAGATTTCAAAGACATGGAAATCAAGGCTCACCCTGAAGAGCATGATGATCCGGACAAATTCCAAATGGAGTGGGATAAATTCGGTCTATGGGATTTAAAAATGAAGAACGACGAAACCATCGAGAGGGCTTACTCCATGGCTTCTTATCCTGCTGAGGGACGCGAAATAATGCTTAACGTACGTATAGCAACTCCACCGTGGGATAGAGCAAAGAATGGCTGGATGAACGTAAATCCTGGAATTGCTTCTTCTTATATATTCGGGTTAAAACCAGGTGATAAAGTAACTATCTCTGGACCTTACGGTGAATTTTTTATTAACCCATCAGATGCAGAAATGCTTTACGTTGGAGGAGGGGCTGGAATGGCTCCAATGAGGTCTCATCTTTATCACTTATTCAAAACACTTAAGTCGGGTAGAAAAGTAAGTTACTGGTATGGCGGAAGATCAAAACGAGAACTTTTTTATCTAGAGCATTTCTACGACCTTGAGAGAAACTTCCCTAATTTCCAATTTCATGTTGTTCTTTCAGAGCCGTTAGAAGAAGATAATTGGACAGCTAAAAACAGTATGGAAGATAAAGGTGATGGTTTTACTGGCTTTGTGCATCAGGCTGTAATTGATCATTATCTAAGTAAGCATGACAATCCTGAAGAAATAGAACTTTATTTCTGTGGACCTCCATTGATGAATCAAGCTGTTCAAAAAATGGGAGAAGATTTTGGTATCCCGGATGAGAATATCAGATTTGATGATTTTGGAGGGTAG
- the accD gene encoding acetyl-CoA carboxylase, carboxyltransferase subunit beta → MAWFKRQDKGILTKTEDKKEVPDGLWYKTPSGSIIHMRELKNNSYVCPDDDYHVRIGSKEYFEILFDNNKFIELDEDLSSGDPLKFIDTKKYPDRIKATQKKTDLKDAVRSATGKMNGANIVVACMDFSFIGGSMGSVVGEKIARAIDYSLKKKIPFLMISKSGGARMMEAGFSLMQMAKTSAKLALLSEAKIPYISLLTDPTTGGVTASYAMLGDFNIAEPGALIGFAGPRVIRETIGKDLPKGFQSAEFVLDHGFLDFIVDRRQLKSRLTMLLKMLD, encoded by the coding sequence ATGGCGTGGTTTAAGCGACAAGACAAAGGAATACTCACAAAAACCGAAGACAAAAAGGAAGTTCCTGACGGACTGTGGTACAAAACACCTAGTGGAAGTATCATTCACATGAGGGAGTTGAAAAATAACTCTTACGTGTGTCCAGATGATGACTATCATGTTCGAATCGGTTCAAAAGAGTATTTCGAAATATTGTTTGATAATAATAAGTTTATTGAACTTGATGAAGATCTCTCCTCGGGAGATCCATTAAAGTTTATAGACACTAAAAAATATCCAGATCGAATCAAGGCAACTCAAAAGAAAACAGATCTTAAAGACGCTGTTAGAAGTGCTACAGGTAAGATGAATGGAGCAAATATTGTGGTTGCATGCATGGATTTCTCATTTATTGGAGGATCAATGGGATCTGTAGTTGGAGAGAAGATTGCTAGGGCGATAGATTATTCTTTGAAAAAGAAGATACCATTCTTGATGATTTCAAAATCAGGAGGTGCCCGGATGATGGAAGCAGGCTTTTCATTGATGCAAATGGCCAAAACTTCTGCAAAGTTGGCTCTACTTTCTGAGGCTAAAATTCCGTACATTTCTTTACTTACTGATCCTACAACTGGTGGCGTGACAGCATCTTATGCGATGTTGGGTGACTTTAATATTGCAGAACCAGGAGCTTTGATTGGTTTTGCGGGACCAAGAGTCATTAGAGAAACAATCGGTAAAGATCTACCCAAGGGCTTTCAAAGTGCTGAGTTTGTCTTGGATCATGGATTTTTGGATTTTATCGTCGACAGACGACAGCTTAAATCTCGACTCACTATGTTGTTAAAAATGCTGGATTGA